The Pseudomonadota bacterium region CTTTTGCCCGACCAGTTTTTCCTGGTATGGTTTTGCATCATCACCAAGCCTGCCGGAAAGAGTGAGAGCAGAACCTTTGTCATGTAAAAAGTTCCGATGGCTTCCCTTCCCTCCACGATTGACAAATCCGGCTTTTTCCAATTCTTGTATAAGCTGGCAAATTTTTCTAGGCATAAAAGATGGTACCACAATGGTACTACAGAGTCAAAACAAAAGAGTTTTGTGAGAATGTCAATAAGTCACGCCCGACCCCAAACATTTTTGGTTGTTATCGACCTTTCCTTAAACCGCTCTCTTTTTAATGGCAAAAAGAGTGCTATTGGGCATGAAAACGCCTGTTTTTTTAATGAATATCTAGTATTTACAGCAGGTTAACTTGGTCCGACCCCAGGCGACAGGCGACCGGGCGACCGGGCGAGCCGGGCGACGGCCCCGGGCGACGGGCGACCCCGGGCGATGCCGATGCGGGCGATGGCGGGCGACCTGGCGACACGATGTTCCTTTCAGGCTCGTATGAGGGGCACGGGCTTCTCTCCTCATACGCCTGGAAATTTCTGAAATTTCTGGATACGGCTTCCCTGACCGTCCTTGTGTAAGGAGAAAATTGGCTCTCCCGAGTTCCCAAGTTACCCCCATGGATACATGCCCTGGCCTCAGACCCCGGTGGTGACCTGAACACTCGCCATATCGCGTTCAGATCCTCGGCCTTCCGGACTCTTGAATCCGTCGGCTTTACTTCTGGAGACCAGAAGCTATTACAGAGACCACAACCATACATTTTTCGGGGTTCAATACAGAGCCTGCATCCTTGATTCATCTGGCTTCGGACTCCCGATACCGGGTTTGCCCTCAGATTTCACTACCGACCCGCTGGCTAAGTTCTGGTCGGGTGGGACTTGAGCCAGAGTCAACTCACACCCACTGGATAACAATAACCAATTTCACCCCCGTCTGACGGGATTCCCGAGGCTTTGGATTTAGCTCGGCGCGACAAGAGATTTGTTGACTATGGAGTGCTTCCAAACACCCCTAATTTGTTAGTTATTTAGGATTGTCCCGCAAATCCTTCAGATTGCGATCGTCAGCCACTTTTAATCCTGATTGTTTTAATTAAGACCCATTCAATATATCTCTCAAGCAAAAAAGGCCGTTGTGACAGAAGCTCTCCTGTCACAACGGCCTTTACAGTTCGCTGCATTTCCCGCATTTCAGATGCAGACTATTTCTTATACCATTTGCCGTTGGCGTCCTGGAGCCAGGTTCCGGGATCTGCCTGATCGTAAATCTGCAGGGCGCGGCGTTCGCCGACCAGGGCCGGGGTGGTTCCCTGTTGCCTGGCAATCGCCCCGTAGACCTTTTTCCGGTCGTCATTTTCTTCCTGAACAAATACCTGGTTTCCGGAAGCTCCGCTCATAAAGTAGAGCAGGCCATCCTTACCTTCGCCTATTGTCCCGGCGGCCAGGAGTCTGACGATCTCCGGCAATCTTGCCTGCATCCTTGCCTTGATTTCCTTGCCGCTTTCGGCCAAAGCGTTTGCGGACAGGAAACAGCCGACAAACAACAGTATGGTGAACAATACGGATTTTTTAAAATCGTACATTTTTTCCTCCTGACGGACTTCATTCAATGAGACTGGTTCGATGACATGATGATTATTTGGCCGCATCGATATCACTGAAGAAATCATCAAGGGCCTTGTCGACCTTGATATTGACATCGATGGTGATATGGATCGGTTTTATTTCGACCGGCTGCAGAGTCACGTCATGCGTGCTCTCAATCGTATGCCTGGTGCAGCCCGGGGAGAACAGCACACAGAGACAGAAAAGCGCAAGATAGAAATATTTCATACGGTTCTCCAGTTATTCCATTAACGACCTGATAGAATCACCATAATGCAAAACATCATTGAGCGGAAGACGGAAGTTGACGTCGAGCTGAATGCCCTGGAACCGGGAACCGGGGTTTCCTGCATCCACCCTGGTGAAGCCCCCGAAGTCCTTGTTGTAGACAAACGGCAATGGAGCCGTCGGCTTGCCATTCATCTGCAGATGGAGCAGCAGATTATCATCGGATTCCGAATTGATATCGAGTTTGGTCCAGTCATAGGAGAAATCTTTCAAGGCCTCACGGGCTAGATCGATCTGGGCAAATTGTGGAGTGTCCTTCGGGATGCCTTCGGTGAGAATCTCCGTTCTGGAGAGGCTGATGGTTCCTCCTTCACCCGGAGTTGAATAGAGAAAGCCGTTTTCGATAAAGAATCTGCCATCGGTGAGGTGCACCGGCACCCTGCCGTTAACTCGGCCCTGCCCTTCGGCAGTGGCCGCGCCCAGTTGTTCCAGGACTTTGGCAAAATTCAGCCGGTCGCAAAAGAAAATCATATCGTAATCTTTTACCTTTGGAGAAAAGCGCAGCGCCTGGGTGTAGACATGGCCGTCGCTCCACTGCACCTGTCCTTTTTCGATAAATATCGATTCGGCCGATTCTATTTGGAATTCGACCAGCCCGTTCTCGGCGGCGATTTTACCGGACCGGATGGACTGGAAGGAAAATTTCTGTTTCGGACCGCTTCTCATCCTGGGGAGCTCGGGAAGGTGAAGGTTGAGCGATCCTCCCTCGAGAGCAAAATCCTTATCGAGGGATGTCAACCGGATGTTATCGATGCCGGTATCAACCCTGCCCGAAACGTGGCCGCCTTGATAGAGCAGCTTGCCTTCCAGGTTCAGATCGCCATCACCCTTGTAACCGGCCAGGGTTGGGCTGAATCGCCGAAGATCGAAATTCTGGATGGACCTGGTGCAGGAGGCCTGAACGGTGATCTCCGCGTCCGGCCCGGATGACGGAAAATCAGCGAAACCTGCCAGATCGATACAGAAGCTTTCGATCAGATCACTCTGGTGGCGACCGGCGAAACTGAAGCCTGATGGCCGCTGGGTCAGGCGCAGGATGATACGGCCAAGGAGCAGGTCGGAATAACTGATGCCGGTGATATTGATTTCACTGTCTCCGGCTCCCGGATTATAGGGAATACTGTGCAGAATTTTTCCTCCGACCGTTGCCTTAAGATCATTGGCTGTATCTTTAAAGTCAAGGCCGGTAAAGGGCAGAACGAATCGGCTGTGCCCATCCTCTGTTGTTCCCTTGACCGTCAGCAGGGGCAGCTGGACGATTAAGTTGTCCGCCTTGATCTCGATAGATTCCAGGGTAAGAGTGTAATTAAACCCGGTTTTCCCGGCAGAGTTTACGCCGGAAACGGTGTACCCGCTGATCCGAGACGAAAACGTCAAGCCTGCCCGGGAAAGACCAAAGGGCTTTTTCCCTTTTGATGCGGCCTCAAACCGCCAGCCACCACCCGTAACCGTGCTGCCGTGTATTTGCGTGACAAGTTCTGTCGGCGCAAGAGAAACACCCTTTGCTGGTGCCTGCTCAGGAAACATCACCCTGAAATCGCCGTCAAACAACCAGATCCCATCCGCGCTTGTAAACAAAAGGTCGATATCGCCTATTTCCGCCGCCAGAAAACTGTTAAAGATCAATGAAGTCGAGGTGAGTCGCCCCCGACCATGTTCAAAGGTGAGATTAAACCCGAAAGGTTCTTCGTCCCGATCATACGGATTGCCAAGCCGCACCTCACCGAAGAGGATATCCGTCTGCGCGAGTTTCCCGGAAATATCGGCAGCCAGTATCTTAAACGGGGCAAGAGACATACTGGCCTCCGCCTGAACCTCCAGGCGGCCGGAAACAACTGGGGTGGAGAAGATTTCCATGAAATCGGCGAAACGCCGCAGTTCAAGAACTTCAACCTCGGTGACATTTCGTGCTTCCATGGTCTCGGGATCAATTTCAAAGGCGGTTTTGATGACCTGCCCGCGGACCACTAACTCACCACTGATACGAATCAGTCTGGGATTTTCTTTGCTGATCCGGGCCTGAAAAGAACAGGGGATTGCAACGAAATGCTCTCCGTAAGAGAGATTGACAATGGCACTGTTGATGCGAAGCTCACCGAGATGAACTAAAAGATCAAGGTCTTCCTTCTCAAGAGTTGGAGCGGCGTTCTGCTCCCGGGTGGATTCCTCCGTCTGCCATGGAACAATCAGCTTGCCATCCTGAAAATGGAGGTTCAGTTCAATACCGGAAAGGGATATCCCGGCAAGTTTCTTCCGCAGAAGCCCGAGCGGAGAGTAATCAATCCTGATCGAGTCAATGCCGGCAAAGCGTTTTTCACCGCCCACCGATATTTCGCTCAGATCGGCGCTCCAGAATCCGACATGCCGCACCTGCACTAAAACCGGCAGATTTCTTTCCGCAAGGGCACTGTTGATGAGGCTCCGGACAAGGCGCGGCAGATAGTCAAGAAGAGCGGCGGAGAGAAGAAAGGCGGCAACAAGGAGAAGAATGATCCCGGCACTTTTTTTAAAAATGCGAGATCTGGACCGTACATTCGAAGAGGTCATGTTTTTGTTCGACTCCTGTCCGCCTTTTTTACTCACTGGCCCTACCCTCGTTTACCGTCTTGGTTGGGGGGCAGGTCTTGAAATGCCGGTTTATACCTTTTGACTAAGGGGCTGTGTGTAAAGCATAAACCAATTAGAGTGAAAATAGGCTGAGAAACTGAAGGTCGTTGGTCCACGATTGGTGGCAATCGGGTCATTTCTTGAAACCCTGAGAGCAGAAGAAATTTACAACTCACTCACCAGAACAATATTGAGTCCGCTGATTTTCTTCCATTGCACGTCGTTGGTAATGACATAGTCTGCGCCGCAGACCTCGGCCGTTGCCAGTTGTATCGCGTCCGGGGTTCTCAACTGATGGACAGCCCTGTATTCCGCGGTTTTATCCGCAACCAGAAGGTTGAGTGGGTACAGACTGAAATTTGCCGAATTTGTGAGATAGTCTCGATATTTGGCCGCAAGTTTATTCTCGCCAACCTTGAGAGGATAGGTGACCACTTCGATATAAGTGATCAGCGAGACCGTCACTTGAATTTCTTTCGCATAGATCTCATCAAAGAAGGCTGCCACCCTGTCATAAAAGCGGATGTTCTTCTCCCAGAAATAGATGAGGGGCGCGGTGTCTAAAAAAACGGAGGTGGTTTTTTCCAGGTTCAGCCCCATTCGTCGCGTTCCTTGTTGATATACTCATCCGTGTTGATCTGTTTCCATACTTCCTGTCCCAGGCCGCCGGATTTTCGAAAATCCAATTTGCCCCGGGCGGCGTTCGATGTCTCTTCCCCCGGCCGGTCGCACTGCACCAGTTTGGCAACTTTTTTCCCTGCCCGTTCAATAATAATCTCTTCGTTGGTGAGAGAAACCTTGTTCAATAATTCGCCCAAAGTCCGCCGTGCATCAACTGCCGATATTGTCGTTGGCATAATAGCACCTCCATTAACTACCATCATGATCATGCTGCTCAGTATGATCATGATAGTGTGTTGTGGGTGCAAAATCAAGAGAGTTGGTCGGGGAAAACATTTTTTACCCACGCCGCGGTTCTCTTCATCCCTTCCCGGGTGGTCACTGCAGGAGCGTAGCCGAAATCGTTTTTTGCCGAAGCAATGGAAAACCAGTGGGAATGGGCCAGTTGTTCGGCGAGGAATCTGGTCATCAGCGGTTCGGATTTGATGTCGAGAGCGCCGTAAACCTTCTCCAGCAGCCCGCCGACAAACCTGGCCTTTTTGAAGCTGACTGACTTTGATACTGCAGGGACACCGCACAGTTTGTAGAACTCGTTGATCCAGTCCCAGAGATTGACCGGCTCGCCCTGGGAGATGAAGTATGGTTTACCGGCTGAGTTGCCGGTAGTCAACAGATCAGCCGCTGCTTTTATCTGGGCGTCAACCACATTGTCGATGTAGGAGATATCGACCAGATTGGCGCCCTCCCCTACCCGCTTTAACAAGCCCTTCCGGCCGCGTTCGATGAGCCTCGGGACAAGATTGGTGTCCCCCGGGCCCCAGATCAGGTGCGGCCTGAGGGCGACGGTTTTGAGATGATCCGAATTTGCGGCGAGGACCATCTTTTCGGCGAGCATCTTGGTCTCGGCGTAATGGCAGAGGAATGTTTCGGCATACGGGAGGGATTCGTCACCGCCGCAGAGGTCGGCGCCGTTGAAGACCACACTGGGAGTGCTGGTGTAGACGAGGGCCGGAACCTGATTCGTCCTGCACGCCTCAAGCACATTGGCGGTGCCGGTGACGTTGATCGCATAATACTCTTCCCGCTTTCCCCAGATCCCGGCCTTCGCCGCCACATGAAAGACCGCGTCGCAGCCGGCAAACGCATTTGCGAGGAAGTTTTTGTCTCTGATGTCTCCGTTGCAGATTGATACACCGGGGAGGTGAAGGTCCGGGTAGTTGCTGCGGCCGATGACCCGGACGGACACCCCGCGCTGCCGCAAGCGCATGGTGATCGCACGGCCGACAAAACCGCCGCCACCGGTGACGGCAACTTTGCACCCTTCGGATATAAACCTCGATGTCTCGCAGGCTCGCTTATCAGTACGAGCAGACGAGCTATTCAACTCAGCTTTATTCATCACCGCCGCAGCCTGCTGCTTCAGCGGGAGCTTCCTCAAAACTGATTTCCCGCTGCGCCCAGACCGCAAGCTTCTCCCGGAAGATCTTGGCGTTGTGCCGGATATCCACCGGAAAGGACTCGTTAATCAGGAAATGTTTGATATTCCGGGTCAGAGGATTGGCCAGGGCGAGTTTGGCAAGATCGGCAACCAACGCACGCTCCTCATAGCGTGAGTATGGTTCAACAATCAGCACCGGCGTTTCGTGCAGCTCTCCATCCCGTTTGATCCCGACCAGGGCGGAGCGGTACACATCCGGGTGCTCGTTGAAGATCGCCTCACAGGGAATGGTATACATCTCGCCGCCGGCGGCTTTCACCCGGTGGGCCCTCCGGCCGCAGAACCAGAGGCGCCCCGCCTCATCCAGATAGCCGAGATCACCCATCCGGTGCCAGACCCGGCCGTTGTCGTTGATCTTGGCAAGTTCCGTTTCCGACCCGTTATTGTCGTAGACGCTGGTGACAATCTCCCCGCAGACGATGATCTCGCCGATGCTGCCGGGCGAAAGTTCATAGGCGTCCGCCAATTCCGCGATCGGCTCGTCACAGGTTCTGATGATCCTGACCTCGTTCCCGGGCAAAGGTTTGCCGACACAGGTGCCGCCGCCGTTCATGGTATTCTTCCAGGTCTCCTCAAGCACCTCGGAACCGGTCATCGAGGTGACCGGCAGGGCCTCCGTCGCCCCGTAGGGAGTGTGGATCTCGCCGGCCGGTGACATGATCCGCTTGACCCGCTCGATCAGCTCGAAGGGCACCGGGGCCCCGGCCATCAGGACCAGACGCAATTTTTCGAGGACAATCCCGTGATCGAGGCAGTAACGGCTCACCACATTCCAGATGGCCGGAGAGCCGAAGGAATAGGTGACCCCCTTTTCAATCAATGAGTTCACGAACCGTTCCGGGTTCACCCGGGCGGGATGGGCCGGGTTCATATCCGGGATCACCGCACATGCCCCGAGGGCCGTCGAGAACAGGGCGAACAGCGGGAATGCCGGCTGGTCGATATCGTCGGGGGTTATGCCGTAATAGTTGCGGATCAGGTCCTTCTGGGCCTGGAAGACCCCATGGGTGTACTGGACCCCTTTGGGCGGCCCGGTGCTGCCGGTCGTGAAAATGATCGCCGCCAGATCATCTCTGGCCGTCGGCGGGGTTTCAAAGGCGCCTTTGTTGAATTTGGCGAGCCCGGCAAGGGAGCTGCCCAGAAGACTGAAAGAAGGGCCGACGCAGACCGAACGCTTGACCGAGCCAAACACCCCCGGGTTCAGCAATCTGAAAAATTGCGCCTTCGGCACCCCGATGAAAACCGTCGGCCGGACATAGGCGACACAGCGGAGCAGATTGTAGTACCCCATCCCCGGATCGATCAGGATCACCGGCGTTCCCAGCCGGAAGAGGGCAAAGGCGAGACAGACGAACTCCATGGAGGGCTTGACCATCAGGACCGCCCGGTCATTGCGCCCGACCCCCATCTTTTTCAGCCCATGGGCATAGGCGGAGGCGTTCCGGTCGAGTTCCTTGAAGGTCCAGCTCCGGTATCCGCCGAAGACCTTTTCGATCAGGCCCGTGTTGTCCGACTGCGATTCCGCCACTTCGGCGAGCGCCCTGGAAATATTGAAATTATCCACGCCCGCCCCCGAGATATTCATCGAAAAAGCCGTTGATCAGATGGTCGACCTGACCGTCGGCATCTTCCAGCACAAAATGGCCGGCATTTTCCAGATAGATCGACCGGGCGTGCGGGAATCTTCGATGCCACTCCTGGTAGAACGTATTGTTGAAACAGAAATCCTTGCCGCCCCAGAGGATCAGGACCGGCTTGTTCTTGATATACTGAAGAGCGCCTTCCGCCCGGAGCAGGGTTTCCCAGGAGGGGTGGCGGTAATCGAGGGGGATGTCCTCGATAAAACGCATGACCGCGACCCGGTTGGCCCAGGAGTTATACGGGGCCAGGTACCCCTTCCGCACCAGGCGGGGCATTCTTTTCTTCACCGCCATGTGCACCGCCGCCCGGACGAAACCGTTCAACCCCCGGACCAGAAAAGGCCCCAGGTACGGGATGCGGCAGATATTGATCCGCAGGGGAATCCGGGTCGACCGGAAGGCGGCGGTATTTAAAACAGTGAGGGACTCAAGCCGTTCGGGGTGGCGGTCGAGATAGCCCATGCCGATCGCCCCGCCCCAGTCGTGCAGAACCAGCGAATGCTTTTCCACGCCAAGCTGGCCGAGGAGATTTTCCAGGTTGTCGATATGGTCTTTGAGACGGTAGGGATACTCCTGCGGTTTATCGGAAAATCCGCAGCCCAGATGATCGGGCACGATCAGCCGGTAACGGTCCCGCAGGAGCAGGACCAGGTTCCGGTAAAAAAATGACCAGGTCGGATTGCCGTGCAGCATCACGATCACCGGGCCCTTTCCCTCATCGAGGTAGGAAATGGTGTGCCCGAAGACCGTGATCTTTTTGGGTTTGAAGGGATACAGGTCTTTGAACAGTTCAGCTTTGCCCATCGCCATCACCATTCCACCCCGAGCATCAGACAGTTGATGCCGCTGCCGATCCCGAGCAGGGCCGCCCTTTCCCCTTTTCGCAAAATACCCTCCTCCACGCCGATGGCCATGGTCACCGGGGCGGAAACCGAACCCACATTGCCGAGCTGGGCGAGCGTTTCGTAATTCAGGGCCGGATCGATACCAAGGGTTTCACAAAGCAGACGGGAGTGGGAGCTGCCGACCTGATGGCAGAAATAATGGTCGATCACCTTCGGCTGCCAGCCGGTTTCTTCAAGGAAATCAAGCCAGGTCAGGTGGGCGGTCTCCACGCCTCTCTTCAGCAGCTCCTCGGAATCGGTGGCCATCAGGGTCCCGGCAGGATTGTCCGAGCCGCCCTGGCAGAGATCATTGAAAGAGGTATTGGCCCGGCAGACCCCGCCCTTCAGGGTGTGCCCGGTTTTGTAAAGACGTTCATCGCCCATGACCAGGGCGACCGCGCCGGAACCGATGGTTAAAGAGGCAAAAGAGGATTTAATGGATTTTCTGGTCAGAACGGGATCGGCCAAAAGATTCAGGATCGTTGACTCGACCAGGTGTTCCGCCGTTTCCCCGGTGACGATGAGGCCGGTCTTCACCTGCCCGAGTTCGATCAGGGTCGCGAGGGTGATCATGCCGTTTAAAAACCCGAGGCAGGCATTGGAGATGTCATAAAGGATGCATCTGTCGGGCAGCCCCAACTGCCGATGGACAAAGGAAGCGGTGGCCGGTTCCATCATGTCGCGGCAGACGCCGGTGAAAAAAAGGCACTCGATATCAGCCGGAGCAATACCGGAAGCTTCGATCGCCTTTTTCCCCGCCATCACCGCCCCGTCACTGGGCCTGGTCCCGCTGTCCCAGAAACGGCGGGACCTGATGCCCGACATCAGTTCCAGACGACCGGCGGGCAGCTTCAGCCGGTCATAGACCGGGAAAAGCCGCTCCTCGATCTCGGCGGAGGTGACGACCCGGGGCGGCAGCTGGTAACCGAAGCTATGCAGGCAGACATTGTTGAAGAGCATTAATCCAGGGTCTTGGCGATGATCTCGGAATCGAAGTAATTCACATCCATACCCGCATCGATCACGATGGTCCGAGCATTGATACCGGAAGATCTTTCAGAAAGAAGAAAGGCGGCAGTGTCCGCCACCTCACTGGTGGCAAGGGCCTTTTTACGCAGGGTGAGCTTTTCCGCATAGAGATAGCTGTCGATGTAACCAGGGATTCCTGCGGAGGCCGAGGTTTTGAGCAACCCCGGACAGACCGCATTGAACCGGACCCTGGAAAACGAGGAAAAACTTTTCGCCAGAAAGCAGATGGATGATTCGAGGGCCGCCTTGACCGGCGCCATATAGCCGTAATTTTCAGCGGCCATCCGGGTTGTGGAGATGGAGATCGTGACCACCGAAGCGTCCGGCGCGAGAAGTGTTTTAAAATGATTGGCAATGGAAATAAAGGAGAAGCAGGAGATATCGATCGCCTGCAGAAAATCCTTCCTGATCGTTTCATGGAAGGGTTTGATGCCCTCGGAATAGTTGGCGAAGGCGATCGAGTGGACGATTCCGGAAATCTTGTCTCCTCCGAGAAAATCTGCAACCTCACGACTCACCCGGAGAATATTCTCCTCCTGTTCCACATCACAGACAAATACCGGCGAATCGGGGAAAAGTTTTAACGCCGTCTGCCGCCGTTCCTCGGTGCGAACCACGTGGATGACTTTCGCTCCCTGCTCGCCAAGGACCCTCGCAATGGCACAGGCAATGGACTTCTTGTTGGCCATGCCGAAGACCACGATATATTTGTCGTGCAGGTTTAGAAAACTCATCGATCACACCGTTTTTTCGTGCAAAATCAACACGCCATCAGCTTCGTAAATGCGCGTCGGCATCGTTTGCCACGATCACCCCGTAATTTATCGCCCCGAGCCAGCCGGACATGATGATTCCCACCGAACCAACATGAAAAAGACCCCGGACATCCTTGAAAATACTCCTGGACACATCCAGCCCCTCGAACTTGGTGCCGAATGAGGTGCCCCGGGTGTGGAGGGTGTATCGGTGGAAAGTCCTCGGAGTGGCCGCCTCAAGCCAGTCGCATTTGCGACGGATATCCGGGATGTATCTTTCAAGATCAACCAGGCACCGCTCGATCATGAGCCCCTTTTCCCTCTGGTACTCCTCTTCAGGCAGCGACGCCCAATCATCATACCGGGCATTCATCGAGGCGACAACCGTGTGCCGGTCATGCCCCGGCCTGGTTTTCGGATAATAGAGGGAAAAAGTCCTGCTCCGGGTGTTCATATCGAGCATCTCATCTGCGGAATACTCAGGCGCGGTCGAGGTAAACAAGAGATCGCCGATATCGTCGATCTCCTCTCCTTCCCTGATCCCCATATAGACCTGGCAACTGGAATTGTTCACCTGGACCGGCTTAATCTTATCGAGAAATTCAGCGGAAAAGGCTTCGCGACCGGCAAGCTCATCGACGGTGTTCAGGATCCCGGCGTTGGAGACGACGCATTTTGTCTCTATCTCGCGGTCGCCGACGGTGACTCCGCGGACCCTGCCGTTATCGACAATAATCCTCTCCACCCGGGAGTTCGTGCAGATGGTGACCCCGTTTTTCTCAAGTTCTGCGACCATGAGGCCGATCAACCGGTCGGTCCCGCCGCTGAAGGTGAAAACCCCCTTGTTCATGAAGTTTGAGAAGACGATGCCGTAGGTGATTGCCGGGTCGTCAAAATTCGAACCGTTGGCGTAGGTGATCGGCTCCATCAGCAGCCGGTGGACCTCGGTGCGGCCGGGAAAAAACTGTTCGAAGAGTTCCCGGGTGGTCATGGTCCGGTCATCGTAGAAATTCATCCCCGATACGGTGTTGAAGAAGTCGTCGATCGTCTTTTTCGGGATCGAGAATTTATCCTCCAGAATCGCGGTGAAATCAACCTTGTCAAAGGTGGTCTGCAGAGAAAACTGCGGGTTGTCGAAAACGATCCCTTCCAGCTGGACGATGGAGTCCATGATCTCCCGGTTCCAGTACTTCCGGCAGGTCTTCTTCATCCCGTAGGGAAAGCCGTGCAGGGAGATATCAAAGATATGCCCCTGCCGTTTAAACCAGGTGGCGAGCCCCCCCAGCCGGTGGTGATGTTCGAGCAGCAGGACGGAATGCCCGGCGTTGGCCAGACGATTGGCGGTGGTAAGCCCACCCAGGCCGGAGCCGACGACCACGACATCATAAGAACCGGCGGCGTTTTCAATTGATTTATGGGGCATGCTCAGGACTTCTCAAATATATGTTTATTGACCATTGAAACCCCGGAGAGCATTGAACCGACAATTCCCAGAAAACCCTGATCCGTACCGGCAATAAACAGATTGGAGAGAGGGGTGCGGCCATCCCTGATCTTGATCGGACTGCCATAGATCGCGCCACTGGCTTTTCCGGTATAGCGTTCAACGGTCAACGGAGTAAAAATATCCTGATATACTATGTTTTCCGTGTAATTCCCAATGATTTCCGAGACAACCTCCTCCGACCGGCGGGCCCAGTCCTGTTTCATCCGCCGGTATTCTTCCGGGGCATACGAGCGCCAGAGATCGTAGTTGGCGGTATGGGTGACCCGGACCTGGAACTCATCACCGACACGCACCCCGTGGAAGTTTTCGGGAAAACAGATCACCCCGCTCCTGACATTGACGGCAGAAGCCGGCCGCTCATAGGTAAACGGTTCTTCAAAATTGTAGAATACAATGGTGCTGTCCGCCTTCAGTTTCTCCCGCATCGCAGCCGGCAGAACATAGATCATTTCCACAAACCCGAGCCGGCCATGGTGGCTTGCCACCTCTTGCGAATCCGGCGCCACCCCCATAAAACCAAGGGTGGCGGGATATCCGGCGGTCGAAATCACCTGACCGCAGCCGATGGTTTCCCCGGATTCCAGGGTCACCCCGCAGACCACATCACCATCAACCACGAACTCCCTGACGCCGGAGCGGAATCTGATCTCGCCGCCGAGTGCGCGGTAATGATCCAGCAGCAGTTCGAGGAAATCGCTGATGGAACCTGCCGGCCGGAAAAACCCTTCATTATAGACGGCGTTGAACATGATCACAAACTGGTCAAAATCCATATCGTGTTCATTGCAGCTGCCGTACATGAAAAGCGGCCAGAGCAGCATATTCACCAGCAGTTCATTGCCGAGGATTTCCATTATTTTTTCCCTGGCGGAAGACCAGGGGCGGATCACAAAGGGGTCATGGTCGGCGATCAGAGCCAGAAGCCTGTTAAAGCGCGCCGCCTGATCGGGAAAGACCCGGGCAACCTCTGCGCGGAGGAGCGTCGGATCGTTGGCAAAACGAAGCGAGGTCTCACCCGGAAAGAGGACGGTCGAGTGGAACTGCTCATGGGTAACGAATGATTTTCGGGAAAGACTGAGTTGCCTGAAAAGGCGGTTGAGAGGCGCTTTTTTCTGCCCGGGAGGGGCAAAGTTGGTCATGGCATGCAGGCCGGTTTCAAAAAGCCTGCCCTGCCGATGGTAGTAGGAGTTGAGTCCTCCGGCCACGGAATGCTTTTCGAGGATCAGGACTTTGGAGCCGAATCTGGCCAGGCGAATACCGGCGGCAAGGCCGGATAATCCGCCGCCTATGATGATCTGATCATAGGACACAGGCCCTGATTAAGCGTCCTGCAGGCGGGGTTCCAGATAATTGACACAACTGTCGAGAGTTGCCAGTTCAGGATAGTCACCCTCGGGGATCTGCAGCTTGTAGC contains the following coding sequences:
- a CDS encoding FAD-dependent oxidoreductase encodes the protein MSYDQIIIGGGLSGLAAGIRLARFGSKVLILEKHSVAGGLNSYYHRQGRLFETGLHAMTNFAPPGQKKAPLNRLFRQLSLSRKSFVTHEQFHSTVLFPGETSLRFANDPTLLRAEVARVFPDQAARFNRLLALIADHDPFVIRPWSSAREKIMEILGNELLVNMLLWPLFMYGSCNEHDMDFDQFVIMFNAVYNEGFFRPAGSISDFLELLLDHYRALGGEIRFRSGVREFVVDGDVVCGVTLESGETIGCGQVISTAGYPATLGFMGVAPDSQEVASHHGRLGFVEMIYVLPAAMREKLKADSTIVFYNFEEPFTYERPASAVNVRSGVICFPENFHGVRVGDEFQVRVTHTANYDLWRSYAPEEYRRMKQDWARRSEEVVSEIIGNYTENIVYQDIFTPLTVERYTGKASGAIYGSPIKIRDGRTPLSNLFIAGTDQGFLGIVGSMLSGVSMVNKHIFEKS